A DNA window from Vigna unguiculata cultivar IT97K-499-35 chromosome 10, ASM411807v1, whole genome shotgun sequence contains the following coding sequences:
- the LOC114165461 gene encoding uncharacterized protein LOC114165461, translating to MAANRRRRSSGVDDIVEAIHRMVDAMQPPIAAQPRTAIAPVRVLTVEDFLCHKPAEFTSKASPDEADAWLRKCEKIFKVMNCEDEQKLLFAAYLLNGDAEYWWADMQQQMENSEEQVTWANFRARFLEKYFPDTARQDREAEFLALQQGDMTVQEYVNRFEHLARYSSQNITEEWKSLKFERGLRLELKRVVTPLRERRFPILVEQGKSAESLEKGPGPIVSRHQKNVAEARQMKKPYSRPQTSQGPNYNQCGGPHLKRNCPQLVGGVGGSGDRRKCFICDKPGHFANNCPEKKSLSTKKPAASPAERAKVAGRVFVLTTTEATQSGNFKLEPCVLFGNLVLVLFDSGATHSFISNVRVGRLQLVTLGCELLVSTPSSSQVATSSVCVGCSMEVAGRRFKVNLVCLPLEGLDVILGMDWLSNNHVIIDCRRRSLVFPKHEGLELISAQRAINEAEAGATCFMIMAHAEKNSTAEKISVISVVEKYADVFPNEIPELPPSRDVDFSIDLILGVGPVSMAPYRMAPAELAELKKQIEDLLEKKFIRTSASPWGASVLLVKKKDGSSRLCVDYRQLNKLTIKNKYSLPRIDDLLDQLRGVTVFSKIDLRIFRPYVDQFVVVFIDDILIYFESRDFLGHVISAQGIAVDPAKIETVVKWERPQTVTEVRSFLGLAGYYRRFMEGFSKLVNPLTQLTRKDQPFSWTDECEVCFKDMKRRLTTAPILAIPDTAKTFEVYCDASYQGLGCVLMQEKRPIAYASCQLKKELNMRQRRWMKYLKDYDFELLYHPGKANVVADALSRKKSHVSAMMIKELELIEKLRDMNLGLDMETDHIWCSMLRITNEFLDEVRVEQGKDQELQHIISELGTKKRKHFKMGRDGILRFREDYVASCLVCQKAKIEHQRPGGTLEPLEIPQWKWDNISMDFVTHLPRSVRGHDSIWVIVDPLTKCAHFLPINQKMSLDKLTELYVREIV from the exons ATGGCTGCAaacaggaggaggaggagtAGTGGTGTTGATGACATCGTTGAGGCGATTCACCGGATGGTGGACGCAATGCAGCCACCCATAGCCGCACAGCCTAGGACGGCGATTGCACCAGTCAGGGTGCTGACAGTGGAAGATTTCTTGTGCCACAAGCCAGCTGAGTTCACTAGCAAGGCTTCCCCTGATGAAGCGGATGCATGGCTCCGCAAGTGTGAGAAAATCTTCAAAGTGATGAACTGCGAAGATGAACAAAAATTGTTGTTTGCTGCGTACCTGCTGAATGGGGATGCAGAATATTGGTGGGCTGACATGCAACAACAGATGGAGAATAGTGAAGAGCAAGTGACTTGGGCCAACTTTAGAGCTCGTTTCCTGGAGAAGTACTTTCCAGATACGGCGAGACAGGACAGGGAGGCTGAATTCCTAGCACTGCAGCAGGGAGACATGACAGTGCAGGAATATGTGAATAGGTTCGAACACTTGGCAAGGTATTCTTCCCAGAACATTACGGAAGAGTGGAAGAGTTTAAAGTTTGAGCGAGGTCTCAGACTTGAGCTGAAGAGGGTGGTAACCCCTCTGAGAGAGAGGAGATTTCCCATCTTGGTGGAGCAGGGCAAGAGTGCTGAGAGTCTTGAGAAGGGCCCTGGTCCTATTGTGAGCCGACATCAGAAGAATGTTGCGGAGGCTAGGCAGATGAAAAAGCCCTATAGCCGGCCACAGACATCTCAGGGTCCCAATTACAATCAGTGTGGCGGACCCCACCTGAAGAGAAATTGCCCACAGCTGGTAGGTGGAGTAGGAGGGTCAGGAGACCGTCGCAAGTGTTTTATATGCGACAAACCTGGACATTTCGCCAACAATTGTCCAGAGAAGAAAAGCCTTAGCACGAAGAAACCAGCCGCATCGCCAGCAGAGCGAGCTAAAGTAGCGGGCAGAGTCTTTGTCCTGACCACCACAGAGGCTACACAGTCGGGTAATTTTAAACTTGAACCTTGTGTATTGTTTGGTAATTTAGTGTTGGTGTTGTTTGATTCCGGGGCAAcccattcttttatttctaatgTGCGCGTGGGGAGATTACAATTGGTGACACTGGGATGTGAGTTGCTTGTTTCAACTCCCTCCTCAAGTCAAGTGGCTACCAGTTCAGTCTGTGTTGGGTGTTCTATGGAGGTGGCAGGTCGCAGATtcaaggtgaacttggtgtgcttgccTTTGGAGGGACTGGACGTAATCTTGGGGATGGACTGGCTGTCTAACAATCACGTCATAATTGATTGTAGACGGCGTAGTTTGGTATTCCCAAAACACGAAGGACTAGAGTTAATCTCGGCACAGAGGGCGATAAACGAAGCAGAAGCCGGAGCCACCTGCTTTATGATAATGGCTCATGCAGAAAAGAATAGTACCGCTGAGAAGATCAGTGTGATTTCAGTCGTGGAGAAGTATGCCGACGTATTTCCAAATGAAATACCCGAGTTGCCACCGagtagggatgtggatttctcCATTGATCTCATCCTTGGGGTTGGCCCAGTATCCATGGCGCCTTATAGAATGGCACCCGCAGAGTTGGCAGAGTTGAAGAAGCAAATAGAAGAtttgcttgagaagaagttcattcGGACGAGCGCGTCACCTTGGGGAGCATCAGTACTTCTagtaaagaaaaaggatggcagTTCGAGGTTGTGTGTTGACTATCGTCAGCTGAATAAGCTGaccataaagaataagtatTCGCTGCCGAGGATAGATGATCTGTTGGATCAATTGAGGGGAGTCACAgtgttctctaagattgacttgag gatatTCCGACCGTACGTGGATCAGTTTGTTGTCGTGTTCATTGATGACATACTGATATACTTTGAAAGTCGGGAT TTTTTGGGTCATGTCATCTCAGCTCAAGGTATAGCGGTGGATCCAGCAAAGATTGAAACAGTGGTGAAGTGGGAAAGGCCACAAACTGTGACTGAGGTGAGGAGTTTCTTGGGCTTGGCAGGTTATTATAGACGGTTTATGGAGGGGTTCTCCAAGCTGGTGAATCCCTTAACTCAACTCACTAGGAAGGACCAGCCTTTCTCTTGGACAGACGAGTGTGAGGTTTGCTTTAAGGATATGAAGAGGAGATTGACTACTGCACCCATATTGGCTATTCCTGACACCGCCAAGACGTTTGAGGTATATTGTGATGCTTCATACCAGGGTctaggttgtgtgttgatgcaggagaaaCGGCCTATTGCTTATGCATCTTGTCAGCTTAAG aaagaattaaatatgagGCAAAGGCGCTGGATGAAATAcctgaaggactacgactttgagctatTATACCATCCTGGTAAGGCTAATGTTGTAGCAGACGCTTTGAGCAGGAAGAAATCTCATGTGTCGGCCATGATGATTAAGGAGTTGGAGTTGATCGAGAAGCTGCGAGATATGAATCTGGGATTGGATATGGAGACAGATCACATATGGTGCAGCATGTTGAGGATCACTAATGAATTCTTGGATGAGGTTCGGGTGGAACAGGGTAAGGATCAGGAATTGCAGCATATCATTAGTGAATTGGGCACAAAGAAGAGAAAACACTTCAAGATGGGTAGAGATGGCATCCTGCGATTCAGAGAGG ACTATGTAGCATCTTGCCTAGTGTGTCAGAAAGCGAAAATAGAGCATCAGAGGCCAGGTGGTACGTTAGAGCCTCTTGAGATtcctcagtggaaatgggacaacatttccatggattttgttactCATCTACCGAGGTCAGTGAGGGGGCATGATTCTATATGGGTAATAGTGGATCCATTGACGAAGTGCGCTCACTTTCTACCTATTAATCAGAAAATGTCCCTAGATAAGCTGACAGAGTTGTACGTTAGGGAGATAGTCTGA